The proteins below are encoded in one region of Hordeum vulgare subsp. vulgare chromosome 3H, MorexV3_pseudomolecules_assembly, whole genome shotgun sequence:
- the LOC123440359 gene encoding polyphenol oxidase, chloroplastic-like: protein MANGHRAPLLTACVFLIICAAATLVVVYTAFPVSLNPCTYSLPRALITVSGLHPYVVSCQGDADTAPLSDGSKKTGGPVETSLRTCVKPTLPPHPLPPFYCCPPAPASEPINFTLPDPAEPVRVRRPTHAAGAAEHMAKYERAIALMRALPDDDPRSFYQLANVHCAYCTGSYRQTGHPELHMQIHFSWLFFPFHRAYLYFFERIAARLLGDPGFALPFWGWDVPEGMRMPAEFANSSSPLYDPARNPAHAPPAVVDLDFARVEGNLTDEQRVQQNLRIMYRQMVGNAALPSLFHGQPFRAGQSDMPGAGTVELTPHNAMHTWTGDLTLRNVEDMGTYYSAGRDPLFYPHHGNIDRLWEAWRDVGAARGYRGHVDFTDPDWLDSSFLFYDEEARLVRITVRDVLDVDKLRYRFDDVGMPWADARPSPTPNVNGNKPSSSSSSLKSVSFPLSLHTAVTVEVRRPRVLRGRPEKEVHEEVLVVEGIETDGTEMVKFDAYVNAMEYEKVGPSGRELAGSYLCLSHPSTDGTGKGMTVETSMRMALNELLEDLGADGDESVTVTLVPRHGKVKIGGLKIVYMME, encoded by the coding sequence ATGGCCAATGGACACCGTGCTCCACTACTCACAGCCTGCGTGTTCCTCATCATCTGCGCCGCCGCCACGCTCGTCGTCGTCTACACCGCCTTCCCGGTCTCCCTGAACCCATGCACCTACTCTCTGCCGAGGGCGCTCATCACCGTCTCCGGCCTCCACCCGTACGTCGTCTCATGCCAAGGCGACGCCGACACCGCCCCACTCTCCGACGGCAGCAAGAAGACCGGCGGTCCTGTCGAGACCAGCCTACGCACGTGCGTGAAGCCAACACTCCCGCCGCACCCGCTCCCGCCCTTCTACTGCTGCCCGCCGGCGCCCGCGTCGGAGCCGATCAACTTCACGCTCCCGGACCCGGCCGAGCCGGTCAGGGTCCGGCGGCCGACCCACGCCGCGGGGGCGGCGGAGCACATGGCCAAGTACGAGCGCGCGATAGCGCTGATGCGCGCGCTGCCGGACGACGACCCGCGCAGCTTCTACCAGCTGGCCAACGTCCACTGCGCCTACTGCACCGGCTCCTACCGCCAGACGGGGCACCCGGAGCTCCACATGCAGATCCACTTCTCGTGGCTCTTCTTCCCCTTCCACCGCGCCTACCTctacttcttcgagcgcatcgcgGCGAGGCTGCTCGGCGATCCCGGCTTCGCGCTGCCCTTCTGGGGCTGGGACGTGCCGGAGGGGATGCGGATGCCGGCCGAGTTCGCCAACTCCTCGTCGCCGCTCTACGACCCCGCGCGGAACCCGGCGCACGCGCCGCCCGCGGTCGTCGACCTGGACTTCGCGCGCGTCGAGGGCAACCTCACCGACGAGCAGCGGGTCCAGCAGAACCTCAGGATCATGTACAGGCAGATGGTCGGCAATGCGGCCCTGCCGTCCCTCTTCCACGGCCAGCCCTTCCGTGCCGGCCAGTCCGACATGCCGGGCGCTGGGACGGTGGAGCTCACCCCGCACAACGCCATGCACACCTGGACCGGCGATCTCACCCTCCGCAACGTGGAGGACATGGGCACCTACTACTCCGCCGGCCGAGACCCGCTCTTCTACCCGCACCACGGCAACATCGACCGCCTGTGGGAGGCGTGGCGCGACGTCGGCGCCGCCCGCGGCTACCGCGGTCACGTCGACTTCACGGACCCCGACTGGCTCgactcctccttcctcttctacGACGAGGAGGCCCGCCTGGTGCGGATCACCGTCCGCGACGTGCTCGACGTCGACAAGCTCCGGTACAGGTTTGACGACGTTGGCATGCCGTGGGCCGACGCGCGTCCGTCTCCTACTCCAAACGTGAACGGAAATAAACCtagctcctcgtcgtcgtcgttgaagtCCGTCAGCTTCCCGCTGTCCCTTCACACGGCTGTGACCGTGGAGGTAAGACGGCCGCGGGTGCTTCGAGGCCGGCCGGAGAAGGAGGTGCACGAGGAGGTGCTGGTGGTCGAGGGCATCGAGACCGACGGCACGGAAATGGTCAAGTTCGACGCCTACGTGAACGCCATGGAGTACGAGAAGGTCGGGCCGAGCGGGCGGGAGCTGGCCGGGAGCTACCTGTGCTTGAGCCATCCTAGTACGGATGGCACAGGGAAGGGGATGACGGTGGAGACGAGCATGAGGATGGCGTTGAACGAGCTCTTGGAAGATCTGGGCGCCGACGGAGACGAGAGTGTGACGGTGACATTGGTACCTAGACACGGGAAGGTTAAGATCGGAGGCCTGAAAATTGTGTACATGATGGAGTGA